A part of Rhodamnia argentea isolate NSW1041297 chromosome 8, ASM2092103v1, whole genome shotgun sequence genomic DNA contains:
- the LOC115752640 gene encoding serine/threonine-protein kinase/endoribonuclease IRE1a-like — MDFFTELSNIAFYVKAAFQNSKFIKSLNGAKVCSGTWKRVIDPHIAPIILQGNVNYNDDVVDLLRLVRNKWAHKYEVKKDMKAALPNPPRLELYFITKFPCLLLATYKVAFSYVSADPSFKRFFGRNYC; from the exons ATGGACTTTTTTACTGAACTCTCCAATATTGCATTCTATGTAAAGGCAGCTTTTCAAAACAGCAAATTTATTAAGTCATTGAATGGCGCGAAAGTCTGTTCTGGGACATGGAAGAGGGTGATAGATCCTCATATTGCGCCTATAATATTACAAGGAAATGTGAATTATAATGATGACGTCGTGGACTTATTGCGACTGGTGAGGAACAAGTGGGCTCACAAGTATGAGGTTAAAAAGGACATGAAG GCGGCGCTGCCCAATCCGCCTCGTTTAGAGTTATACTTCATCACAAAATTTCCGTGTCTCTTGCTGGCAACTTATAAGGTGGCTTTCAGTTACGTAAGTGCAGATCCATCCTTTAAGAGGTTCTTTGGAAGAAACTACTGTTGA
- the LOC115752647 gene encoding serine/threonine-protein kinase/endoribonuclease IRE1a-like, which translates to MAHNSGEPDRRREEFSQDMGRLILQAVSRLRDTDLDNIGVDDAFVVEMLGIKLSKEIGKGKNGCAVYSGQIYDSTEVAVKRFVKGHIEVDSHIINFLSINPHPNVVCPVSGVKYNRYFGYIIQELCHFSLLDLIDALNPLCNFVVNPDDAQPMIDYKEKQKALRDTMRTRGIELWAHKAVGYPSDTVLKLMRDITSGLHYLHMHDMVHGNLRAENILIVDKNGVLSAKISDAGIAAVSGRATAPELYNAGQRPTTKSDMFCYASIIFFCLTGHHPFGDSIVRDKRTKKNKKDMTLLQRNYEASILLGDLLSTDPNLR; encoded by the exons ATGGCTCATAATAGCGGGGAGCCCGACAGAAGGAGAGAGGAATTTTCTCAAGACATGGGTCGCCTTATTCTCCAAGCTGTAAGTAGATTACGTGATACTGATTTGGATAATATAGGTGTTGATGACGCCTTTGTTGTTGAAATGTTGGGAATCAAACTTTCAAAGGAGAtagggaaagggaaaaatggCTGTGCGGTTTATTCGGGGCAGATTTATGATTCTACTGAGGTTGCTGTCAAAAGATTTGTCAAGGGACACATTGAGGTGGATAGTCATATTATCAACTTCTTATCCATAAATCCGCACCCAAATGTGGTGTGTCCTGTTAGCGGAGTAAAATACAATAGGTATTTTGGCTATATCATTCAAGAGTTGTGTCATTTTAGTTTGCTCGATCTGATTGACGCATTGAACCCTTTATGTAATTTCGTTGTCAATCCTGATGATGCGCAACCTATGATTGATTACAAAGAGAAGCAGAAAGCTCTTAGAGATACAATGCGGACGAGGGGCATTGAGTTGTGGGCTCATAAGGCTGTTGGCTATCCGTCAGACACAGTGCTGAAACTGATGAG GGACATCACATCAGGATTGCATTATTTGCATATGCATGATATGGTGCATGGAAATCTGAGAGCAGAAAACATATTGATTGTTGATAAAAATGGAGTTCTATCTGCGAAGATATCAGATGCAGGGATTGCTGCAGTTTCTG GACGTGCAACAGCTCCAGAACTTTATAATGCTGGACAGCGGCCAACTACAAAATCTGATATGTTCTGCTATGCTTCTATAATATTCTTTTGTCTCACTGGGCATCATCCATTTGGCGACTCTATTGTACGTGACAAGAGAActaagaagaacaaaaaagacaTGACTTTGTTGCAAAGGAACTACGAAGCTTCTATTCTCCTTGGTGATTTGCTAAGCACGGATCCTAATTTGAGGTGA